TCCTGGGCTCATTGGATGCGTACGCTAGGGTTCGGGGGATTCTTCGAGGACAACTGGAAGGAGTGAGCGAGATCACCGAGGAAGCAGCCCGGGACATCGTGGAGCGGCTCCAACGCTTGGACACTCTGGTGCGGGAGATGACGGTCCGTATCCAGACCGCCATGGAAGAGATCGAATCGTTGGCGGTGCAGGTTCGGGAAAACCGCGAGCGGGATCTGGAGGTGCTCCGGAGCATGCAGGCGTATCTAACAGGCCGGCATCAGGAGATGGAGGAGGAATGGCGTCGGGTGGAGCAGGTGTTGGCCGAGGCGGAGGAACTGCGCACGGTCACCGCCATGGTGAAGGATATCGCGGACCGGACCAACCTGTTGGCGTTGAACGCGGCCATCGAAGCGGCTCGGGTCGGACAGGCTGGGAAGGGGTTCGGTGTGGTCGCCGCGGAGATCCGGGCGCTGTCCCAAAAGTCGGCGGAGGCTGCGCGGAAGATCGAAAAGGGAATATCGGAGATGGTGGAGTCGGTGCGGGCCAAGTTCGCCCGCCAACTCGACGCCACGGCCCGGAAAAAGCAGATCCGGATGCTGGAGGAGGTGGGCACCGCCTTGACCACGGTCGGAGCCGCCTCTGCTGAGGTGCCGGCCGTAATTCAAGAGGTGCTGGATGCGACCCGGCGGACCAACGATGAAGTCGCCCGGGTGATCATGGACGGGTTGGCGAGCATCCAGTTCCAGGACATCACTCGCCAGCGGTTGGAGCAGGTGACGGGGGTGCTCGAACAAATGGATCACCACTCGGAGGTGCTGGTAGGATGCGGGCGAAGTGGTGACGCGAAAGCGGTGCCGCCCTTCGATGTGGACGAGATTGCAGCGGGGTACACCATGCGCGGACAGCGAGCCATCCACCAGCAGGAGGGGGGCGCGGCACAAGACGTTTTGGAAGACGAGGGGCCCAAAATCGAGCTTTTCTAGAAAAGACGCTCGGGTGCGTGTAGGAAGGGGAACAGGGAGGGGCAGACGGAATGAGAACGTTGTCCGTTCCCCCGCGCGGGAGGAGAGAGCGCGTTGCCAGGAGAGAGCCAAGAGGCTGAGCCACACGTTTCGGCGCTATCAGAGGCCGCCCGGCAGACGGCGAAGTCGATCCGAACGCAGGTGTGGGTGATGGCCGGGGGGCTCTTGCTCGTCATCGGCGCTTCGTTGGGGTGGAATCTGTGGAGCGTCGAGAAGCACGCCAGAGGCCTGGAATGGGAGGCTGCCCGGAGCATTGCGGATACCATTGTGGCCATGCGGGCGTGGACGGCGAAGCAAGGGGGGATCTACGTACCGGTTTCCGATCGCGTACCCCCCAACCCGTACCTGAAGGTGGCAGATCGGGACGTGACCGACGACCGGGGCCGACGGCTCACCAAGATAAACCCCGCCTACTTGACGCGGCTCGTGGCTGGAGAATTGCCGAGCCAGACGGGGATCGAGATCCGTTTGGTGAGCGACCGGCCCCTGCGGCCGGACAACCGCCCCCGGCGGTGGGAAGCAGAGGCGTTGGAGTTCCTGAAGACCCAAGGGGCA
This is a stretch of genomic DNA from Deferrisoma camini S3R1. It encodes these proteins:
- a CDS encoding methyl-accepting chemotaxis protein yields the protein MGALLLGVSVCEVVAQGWTDLGSPSTHGAVKGWLGLLTAGLAGGVGSLLVAAAMRDAQALKECVRAQEDARCWREVVDAILGSLDAYARVRGILRGQLEGVSEITEEAARDIVERLQRLDTLVREMTVRIQTAMEEIESLAVQVRENRERDLEVLRSMQAYLTGRHQEMEEEWRRVEQVLAEAEELRTVTAMVKDIADRTNLLALNAAIEAARVGQAGKGFGVVAAEIRALSQKSAEAARKIEKGISEMVESVRAKFARQLDATARKKQIRMLEEVGTALTTVGAASAEVPAVIQEVLDATRRTNDEVARVIMDGLASIQFQDITRQRLEQVTGVLEQMDHHSEVLVGCGRSGDAKAVPPFDVDEIAAGYTMRGQRAIHQQEGGAAQDVLEDEGPKIELF